A genomic segment from Aegilops tauschii subsp. strangulata cultivar AL8/78 chromosome 1, Aet v6.0, whole genome shotgun sequence encodes:
- the LOC141039132 gene encoding cold-responsive protein kinase 1-like yields the protein MPKHMSLSHGRGTFGHTAPEVWMELHIAEKCDVYSFGMLLRKIVEHGSNQDANATLKSSQQWFPVVAWARYEAGELMELMVATVRHDLCCRGLVERMCKVVFRCVQQRPSMSAVVKMLDGQDRNHSAF from the coding sequence ATGCCGAAACACATGTCTCTGTCCCACGGACGCGGCACTTTTGGGCACACCGCGCCGGAGGTTTGGATGGAGCTACACATCGCCGAGAAGTGTGATGTCTACAGCTTCGGCATGCTCCTCCGGAAGATCGTCGAGCATGGTAGTAACCAAGACGCCAATGCCACGCTGAAGAGCAGCCAGCAATGGTTCCCCGTGGTCGCATGGGCCAGGTACGAAGCCGGTGAGCTGATGGAACTCATGGTGGCAACGGTCCGCCATGACTTGTGTTGCAGAGGGCTGGTGGAGAGGATGTGCAAGGTGGTGTTCCGGTGCGTGCAGCAGAGGCCGTCAATGAGCGCGGTGGTGAAGATGCTCGATGGGCAAGACAGAAATCACTCCGCCTTCTAA
- the LOC109771443 gene encoding pentatricopeptide repeat-containing protein At2g17210-like: MAIGTAAAAAAVRRSLGAAGPDLAVAHLCCLSTPTTYNVAHLPPTPATLLALLRRAPASHPHAAAHVHACLLKTAYFRPGGCTVPNSLLASYATSGDSLAAAKLFDEMPLRDVASSTSMMRAHLAGGSASQALCMFRDMLAGGGGAPEPDGVVLVVALRACAELEDLALGASLHAAGERRGLRGGDVFIDNSLVDMYARCLDLRSARKVFDTIPCRNVVSWNTMLSGLARAGRAADALDLLSSPSSLLKEGGIGFDETTLAVLLQLCKRLEGGQAMWCRSVHAVAIRRGLLLSSTGLPLLNALLDAYAKCGLLEHTLRLFRGMPKRNIITWSTIISGCAHNGRPGEAIACAVAMREAGETPNSVTILSVLEACADCADMAASRCAHGMALRSGLALERDVSNALVDMYGKCGDLAAATRVFNAMPRRDVLTWNSMIGVLGMNGRARDALALLDRMEQEGDIMPNGVTMLAVLSACAHGGLVEEGVACFERMTTTHSVEPQVEHLSCVVDMLARAGDLEGAARVIEERISTSSSPAAWSALLSACRGHSSDSNVGRDAACRVLELEPGNAAGYLMSMGVAGAGESTARMRQLMRERGVGVTGGHSMVQVGRNAHSFMSWDGCHPDRAQVYSMLHLLHQQMLPPTPPHPNHHHLTLLSCTPVS, translated from the coding sequence ATGGCAATCGGAacggcggcagcagcggcggcggtgcGGCGCAGCCTCGGCGCCGCAGGCCCGGACCTCGCCGTCGCCCACCTCTGCTGCCTCTCGACCCCCACTACCTACAACGTAGCCCACCTCCCACCCACGCCGGCCACCCTCCTCGCGCTCCTCCGCCGCGCGCCAGCTTCGCATCCCCACGCCGCCGCGCACGTGCACGCCTGCCTCCTCAAGACGGCCTACTTCCGCCCGGGGGGCTGCACCGTCCCCAACTCCCTGCTCGCCTCCTACGCAACGTCCGGCGACTCCCTTGCCGCGGCAAagctgttcgacgaaatgccactCCGGGACGTCGCGTCCTCGACCTCCATGATGCGGGCACATCTCGCGGGGGGCTCGGCGTCCCAGGCCCTGTGCATGTTCAGGGACATGctcgctggcggcggcggcgcgccggAGCCGGACGGGGTCGTCCTCGTCGTCGCCCTCCGCGCGTGCGCTGAGCTCGAGGACCTGGCGCTCGGAGCCTCCTTGCATGCCGCCGGGGAGCGCCGTGGGCTGCGGGGTGGCGACGTCTTCATCGACAACTCGCTCGTCGACATGTACGCCAGGTGCCTCGACCTGCGGTCCGCCAGGAAGGTGTTTGACACGATCCCGTGCAGGAACGTGGTATCCTGGAACACCATGCTCTCTGGACTCGCACGTGCCGGCCGTGCCGCCGACGCGCTAGACCTTCTCTCCTCCCCCTCGTCCTTGCTGAAAGAGGGCGGCATCGGCTTCGACGAGACGACGCTGGCGGTGCTGCTTCAGCTGTGCAAGAGGCTTGAGGGCGGCCAGGCCATGTGGTGCCGGTCTGTCCATGCCGTGGCCATCAGAAGGGGGCTCCTATTGTCCTCAACAGGCCTGCCTCTGTTGAACGCCCTGCTGGACGCCTACGCCAAGTGCGGCCTGCTTGAGCACACGCTCAGGCTGTTCCGCGGCATGCCCAAGAGGAACATCATCACGTGGAGCACCATCATCTCTGGATGCGCCCACAACGGCCGACCGGGCGAGGCGATCGCGTGCGCCGTCGCGATGAGGGAGGCCGGGGAGACGCCCAACTCAGTCACCATACTGAGCGTCCTCGAGGCATGCGCAGACTGTGCGGACATGGCAGCGTCGAGATGCGCCCACGGCATGGCACTCAGGAGTGGGCTAGCCTTGGAGCGGGACGTCAGCAATGCTCTGGTGGACATGTATGGAAAATGCGGCGACCTGGCTGCGGCGACGAGGGTGTTCAATGCGATGCCTCGAAGGGACGTGCTCACCTGGAACTCCATGATCGGTGTGCTGGGGATGAACGGCCGTGCACGTGATGCCCTCGCCCTCCTTGACAGGATGGAGCAGGAAGGGGACATCATGCCGAACGGTGTCACGATGCTGGCCGTGCTGTCGGCATGCGCGCACGGAGGTCTGGTGGAGGAGGGCGTGGCCTGCTTCGAGAGGATGACGACGACACACTCGGTTGAGCCACAGGTGGAGCACCTATCGTGCGTCGTCGACATGCTCGCGCGTGCAGGGGACCTTGAGGGGGCCGCTAGGGTCATCGAGGAAAGAATATCCACCAGCAGCAGTCCAGCAGCCTGGAGCGCGCTGCTAAGTGCCTGCAGAGGCCACAGCAGCGACTCGAATGTTGGACGTGATGCTGCCTGCCGCGTCCTGGAGTTGGAGCCGGGCAATGCTGCGGGGTACCTGATGTCGATGGGCGTGGCCGGCGCTGGCGAGTCGACAGCACGGATGCGACAGCTGATGAGGGAGAGGGGAGTAGGGGTGACTGGCGGACACAGCATGGTGCAGGTGGGGCGCAATGCTCACAGCTTCATGTCGTGGGATGGATGCCACCCTGACAGAGCGCAGGTTTACTCCATGCTACATCTCCTGCATCAACAGATGCTGCCGCCTACGCCTCCACATCCAAACCACCATCATCTTACCTTATTATCATGTACACCAGTGTCATGA